The window tttgtacgtttgaaactaaatagatcaatcgagtctttatgagattcaatcttccactatcctttgtctagttctcaatgattgacaatttgttcttatttataaattactttaccattttccgaatattgttaaaatggaaagatttctcaaatcaatgtgggcctttcaacagagaattgtaatcataatttaatatatctgataattcaatcatttgatcttatcttctaattccattgataaacattttgaaacagatacaatcatataaagtatttaatctaatattttgtttacgtttcaagttataatatatatacacatatacatatataatcatattcgtttaatggttcgtgaatcgttggaacttggtcgaggttgaatgaatgtatgaacatagtttaaaattcttgaaatttaacttaacaaatattgcttattgtgtcggaaacatataaagattaaagtttaaatttggttggaaatttccgggttgtcacaaacgcGTGGGTCTTATCCCCCCTCGTttgatataataattatacatTTGAGAATTCATTGAATAGGAAGTGAATTAGTTCAACCAACCCCTTACCCCTATCAAAAATACCTGTTTTGACATGTTACCCAACGCTTGTTTTGCAACCTCTAATATGTCCGTATCGATCTAAAAAAAAAACTACTTCAGACAAGTTCTCTAAAATATGACCCAGGTTTTTAATTTTCATTTTTTCAGGTGACTAGAGTTTACAAAGATAAAGAACATGCCGAATTTGAGTTCATAGTAAGTACATCTACAGTTCTTGTTTCATAAAAAAGTTCATTTAATCTATTGGCATGTACAAACACATAGAACACTAAACTCTAAAAAATCAATTTGATATTTAGATTGGTCCGATTCCTACGGATGATGGTGTTGGAAAAGAAGTCATTACAAGAGTTACAGCCGATATAGCCACCGACAAGGTCTTTTATACCGATTCTAACGGACGGGACTTTCTCAAAAGGGTAATATCCCGTTACACGCTAATCTAAATGCTCAACAACTATTCTCGCTAATATTTTAAGAATGATGTAATTTTGATTTATTTTCAGGTACGAGATTATAGAGAAGACTGGCCTCTTCAAGTCACACAACCTGTAGCCGGAAATTATTATCCCGTAAATCTCTCAACCTTTAATATAAATTCATGGTTCTATTATTTTCATAGTCCTAATTAATGACAAGTTAACCTTCACTTGCGTTGCACATCCCATCTTTAACGGACTTTTTTAACGGAAATTAGAAGGAAGGATCACCTACACAACATTTGTAAAATGAAGGGATCACCGTAGCTAAAAAAAAACTCAGGAACggtttataattttttattttcaGCTCAATCTTGGAATGTTCACAACTGACAATAAAACTGAATTGTCAATTCTTGTTGACCGTGCTACTGGTGGAGCTAGCATTAAAGATGGTCAAATGGAGATTATGTTTCATCGGTACTCACTCGTTTTCTACAATACGCGGTCTTACGTCTACTTTTTCATGTAGTATTTTTCcatttaattaatttttattaatattattttctttATAAGGCGGATGTTGTATGATGATAGTAGAGGAGTAGGTGAAGCTTTGGATGAAACTGTGTGTAATAAGACTACTTGTCAAGGACTTGCGGTATGGTACTATCGACATGTATATATCTTTTGTTAGCTGATCTGTGGGTCCCATATAGGTGATTGTGGGACCCAAGAATGAGACTAAGGTTATTGATACAATATATGGTTTCAGATTAAAGGAAATTATTATATAAGTGTGGACAACATTGGTAGCGGATCACGCTGGCGCCGAACAACGGGTCAAGAGATTTATTCACCCCTCCTCTTAGCTTTTACACATGAGGTATGTTTTGCCAACAAATTAGAAATGGATGCTGTGTATCATAATTAGCAACAAAAATACACTAATTTTCAAACGGGTCAAAGATGGTTGACTTTTTTGAGTCAAACGGGTCGGTTTGACCCGTAAAAACTTTTTTGTCAAAATCTTTTAAAGCGTCGACATAATTAGTTTTTCACATATACAAACTACTATCATTTCAATTAAATCCTTTCTAGGAAAATGATTCAAGAGGTTTTATGCTTGAAAATTGTTATGGACTTCCTGAATCTATACAGATTGGAGAAGCCCTAGTAATCAACCTGAAAGCTTTGAAGAAAGAAACGAGCCTTGAAATTGATTACAAAAGATTGAAATCACAATTAAGATGAAATTGTTGTTACAATCTAAAGATTATAGAAAAAGTAGGGAGAATTGTGATTACACACAAATACAAATCTAAGCTAAGAACAAAATACTATGCTGCTGTCCTATTTATAGAATCAACAAGAAGGATGAAGGTTATTCAGTTAGTAACACGTGCTTGGCATGTGAGGTCAAATTAGACTCATGACAATCCACCTTCCTTAAAACATTCTTGACCTCAAGAATGAGATGCCTTGCACAACTAGTACCATGACCATATTGACATCCCAAAAGTCTGATATATTGTAACCATTATCGCATAACATTGCAACAACCACCATTATGTAATACCCTTGCATAATTTGTTCCACATAAATGACTTGCTACGAATGTTGCAGCTGCTGTTCAGCAACTTGCAACTTGTTGTGGACATGCTTCTTGATATCTTCCAACACCACAAAGCATACATGCACCAACCCATGGCACGTCACGCTCCACCATATTTGACGTGTTTCCAAGTTACTAATTGACACAAGCTGGTGAATATAAGTTTGAATTGCCTTTTCACCAAGAAACCATTGACCCACTTTACCTCTACCTTTTCTAAATTTTCCACTCCCCTTTTCCTGTAAAACCAGAATCTCTTTACCCACGTTATAAAAATAACGAGTTGTAATCCCAAACGTGACCAAGTAAAATATTAACTTCTCACACACAAAAACAACCACCAAATTAGTAACATTCAACTGTTTAGACTTCCATTTGGGCCACAAGTGTATCATTGCCTTCCTTTTGAATCGATCCTTATAGTTTAGGATCCAATTAAACTCGTTAGCTAAGTCCCACTCCATATCAGTTAGTTTATGTCTGCACTCAAGGTAATTAGCAAGGTACTCACGCTTTCTTTTCTGAGCAGCTATTATATCtgcatttttattaaaatcagCTTGAGATCGGTTCACATCAAAGCTTGCAGACTTTAAATCTTCATCAGTCTTCTCAGAGACAACCATTTTTGATAACCCAAATGGTATATTATTAACTGTTATCTCGAGAGTAGCTAGTTTAGTAGCCACAGCCCCTTCTGCTCCATCATTTTGATTCCCAACAACCCTATTATTGGATTCTTTATTACTAACCAAGCCTACATGCTTTATTTCCTCTTCTACTAATGTAGGATTAAACTCGTCTTGATTATCTCTATCAATCTTTTCACAAATATCTGATATATCGTTGCTATTTTCTACGATACTTGAATCTTTAACTTCTAAAGAAGGTATTGATTCCAAAGCAATGTTGCTCGCCCCCTCATTCAGCCTTTCAATATCATCTACAATAATATTGTCATTCTTCACTTCATTACCAACATCAAGATTATGAATATGCAACAACGAAGGATTGATTCGTTTCTTCATGACATTGTTAATATCTTCTTGCAATTTAGCCAAACCATAGGCATCCAAAAGAGTCTTAGGTTGATACATCTCAACCCACTTTTTGATTTCCGGTTGCAAACCCCAAATGAAAAGGCTAACACGATACCATTCATCAAAACCCATATTGTTATACACAGATTGAAAAGCATCATAATACTCTTCAACCGTGTCTTCTTGTTTGAATCCTTTTCTTTTgggcatttcatcaaacatctCATGTGCAAACTTCTTATTTCCAAATTTGTCTACCCTATTACTATCATTTACCCTGAATTCCTTCATTTCAGCAGCAAAATCTGAACTAACTCCTGAATTTTTAGATTCATAACATGAAAAGTGTAAATTTTGATTCTTACCTTGCCTTTTTTCTCTTAGGCTTTGCACTTCACAAATCATGAATTCTTGATTGTTTGCACACATCGCCAATTTCTGAGACAGATTCTCCAAAGAATCACAAACTTCTTGAAGATACTGTTTAACATCTTGATTTGGTTTTGTAATTCGAGCAGTTTCCATTGATGAACCTTAAAACTTCTGTTTTTAAATCCCTGATCCTAAAACTTGGTCCAGAAAAGTgctcttgataccaattgttaTGGACTTCCTGAATCTATACAGATTGGAGAAGCCCTAGTAATCAACCTGAAAGCTTTGAAGAAAGAAACGAGCCTTGAAATTGATTACAAAAGATTGAAATCACAATTAAGATGAAATTGTTGTTACAATCTAAAGATTATAGAAAAAGTAGGGAGAATTGTGATTACACACAAATACAAATCTAAGCTAAGTACAAAATACTACGCTACTGTCCTATTTATAGCATCAACAAGAAGGATGAAGGTTATTCAGTTAGTAACACGTGCTTGGCATGTGAGGTCAAATTAGACTCATGACAAAAATCAATTTGGGGGCGTTTCAAGCCGAGTCGGGTCATACTTATTTCAGATTTTAATAACCCAATAACCGTTTTTTCAACAGAAACAAGAAGATTATAAAGCTACTCACTCAACAAGATCAACAACAATGGATTCGAACTACAGTTTACCCCCTAATGTCGCATTAATTACACTTCAGGTAACAATTTTGATTCATTACATAAAGACTTACAGGCCTGCATAGCTTTCTCTAACTTCTAAATTTCAGGAACTGGAAGATGGAAGCGTGCTCCTTCGATTAGCCCATCTTTATGAGGTAAAATAAATCAAAGTTTTCGTTGTTTTATGCCAATACACTTTTTTAAAACGTCGATATCTGTTGCTAATGCTGATTGTAACCTCAATACACCATGCGTATTCTTTGCTACAATTTACATAAATATAAATTCGTGTTTTGCAACACTAAttcgtttgctttttttttttaatgGTTACATGTTATGAATGTTATTAGGCTGGTGAAGATGTCAACTTATCTACATTAGCCAAAGTAGAATTAAAGAAGATGTTTGCAGCCAAAACGGTACAGCGTCATATATGCAAACGTTTTAGAATCAACAGATTTTATCATGTAGTAATCGTATCAAATTATGTTTTGTACAGTTCAAGACGATAAAAGAAACAAGCTTATCAGCCAACCAAGATAAGTCGACAATAAAGAGAATGCCATGGAAGGTTGACAGCGGAAATGGGATTGAACCGCCAATGATTAAAGGTGGGCCCGTTGACCCTTCGGCTCTTGTGGTCGAGCTTGGTCCTATGGAGATTTGAACGTTCATTTTACAAGTTTGATTGGTTTGACATAATACATCTAAAAATAAGGGTCAAGCTCTTGTATTTCAATTCTTTTCCAGAATTTCAAATAACAAGTTACAAATTAGTAAATAAAGAGGTTATTCTGTGTAGCAGGCTAAAGTGGGGTGTTTGAATTTGTTTTCGCTATCAAGACATGAACAAAAAATTTCTAGTTTAATTACTGACCCAGATATAAGTCTATAATTaagtaaatcaaatcaacccaatagAGTAAACAAGTTGGCCCACTTAATTACATTACCTCTAAATGCGTTTGATAAAGCACTATGATTAAGTGGCCATGAATGTTAAATGGTCTGACATTCAACACtaaccataggggtgttcatcggttcggttttcggtttgttcggtttattcggttcggtgtattcggttttgaattttttttgggcaaaaccgaaaaccgaattcaaagttaaaaccgaaccgaaaaccgaattcgaattcggattcggttcggttttcggttaaaaccgaatattatgaaaaaactgagaacgatggtagtttgATTGTGGCGTTACTGTTGTCTtggttatttatatcctaaaacaatgacgtactattaaattataaagaattcgatgatttattaatatttatagcttaattatgacgtttaatgattctgttattaagaagaaggacataataatttgagtaacataattataatgtgagctaccatATCGTTatatgggtgagaacatattttattgattgcatcccaaattataatgacattaaaacataaatatacaaattaaatattaaaaaaaatttgaattcggttttcggttaaaccgaattcagaattttcaaaaccgaaccgaaaaccgaattcaaattcggtttcggtttgactcgattcGAAAACCGTTTTCCAAATTCGatttggtttttttccggtttgatttcggtttggttttcgggttctacggtttcaaaccaaatactgaccacccctactaACCatctaaaatattggtaattaagaAAACTTAACCATCAAAATAGAGTTAAAATCTCAAAACCATAACTAATGTGATATTTACACATATATTGTAGTGCATTCATGATGTTATTGCCATGCTAAATTTAAAACTCCTAGCCATCATCTTTTTTTTAATTATAGCCTATAGGAAATAAATATATTGAACTTCTTTAGAAAGTATTTGATGCATATACTGTGTAGCAAGATATGATAATTAGGTATAAGAAATCTTTTGAATCAGATTCCTATCAAGTATGCAACTTTTGGATTTGTTATCCTATTCAAAAAGTTAGGCCAAAAGCTCCTTTGTGTATTCTTGGTTAGCCCCTATGTAAAATTCACTTATTATATCTGCACCTCTACGCCAGTAGTTGGGGCCCTGAGTTTCTTGCAAGAGGTCTCGAATGTAATCATGTTGGGCTGCGTACATGGGTCAGAGTACCCGCCCTCTCGGGTAGCCCAAACAcgaaaaaccttctaccttttaccCTTTTTTTACTCTACGTTCAA of the Rutidosis leptorrhynchoides isolate AG116_Rl617_1_P2 chromosome 5, CSIRO_AGI_Rlap_v1, whole genome shotgun sequence genome contains:
- the LOC139850555 gene encoding alpha-mannosidase-like, with protein sequence MFTTDNKTELSILVDRATGGASIKDGQMEIMFHRRMLYDDSRGVGEALDETVCNKTTCQGLAIKGNYYISVDNIGSGSRWRRTTGQEIYSPLLLAFTHEKQEDYKATHSTRSTTMDSNYSLPPNVALITLQELEDGSVLLRLAHLYEAGEDVNLSTLAKVELKKMFAAKTFKTIKETSLSANQDKSTIKRMPWKVDSGNGIEPPMIKGGPVDPSALVVELGPMEI